In a genomic window of Brucella anthropi ATCC 49188:
- a CDS encoding glutaredoxin family protein — protein MTHTSTPHILIYTTPTCPDCHALKRWLSEQGLSYEERDLSEPEIAEEAKARTGVRVAPITIVGSEIFYGTFVRQKPGLLKALGLNDGL, from the coding sequence ATGACGCACACCAGTACGCCGCACATTCTCATTTACACAACCCCGACTTGTCCGGATTGTCATGCCCTTAAGCGCTGGCTCTCCGAGCAGGGGCTTTCCTATGAGGAGCGCGACCTCAGTGAGCCGGAGATTGCCGAGGAAGCCAAAGCGCGCACAGGGGTTCGGGTGGCTCCGATCACGATTGTCGGTTCTGAAATTTTCTACGGAACATTCGTGCGGCAGAAGCCAGGTTTGCTCAAGGCCCTCGGATTGAATGATGGACTGTAA
- a CDS encoding efflux RND transporter periplasmic adaptor subunit: MSNRAAALFLAGAVIVGGTFYAVYRDDIEPYTQRFLSLVSSAAAQPAQMPAPQVPIAEVVTRNVAPSVEFTGHTEATRTVDLRPRVGGAIVSVSVPEGRLVRPGDLLFQIDARPFQVALDAAKAQLQQAIALLDQAEIDFKRAEALAPNGTVSRKTFDDAKAALRQRKAQVEIVKAAIAAAELDLSFTRVTAPIAGRVDRVLVTEGNLVTGGNAGAATLLTTIVSTDPLYVYFDIDEATYLEFAARGRASVTEGEADRLPVKVGLMTDNGHPLVGELDFLGNRIDRGTGTIRARAIVQNYDDRLAPGLFVRVKLVTAEPTQTVLIDEQAIAVDQGRRYVLVLGAENKAEYRPIELGPMIDGMRVVSAGLKSGEKIIIKGLVRPGMEVDPQIVPMLSNQQGEAAQAAAGVREAHR; this comes from the coding sequence ATGAGTAATAGAGCCGCCGCCCTGTTCCTGGCCGGCGCCGTCATCGTTGGTGGTACCTTTTATGCGGTCTATCGAGACGATATCGAGCCATATACCCAAAGATTCCTCTCGCTTGTTTCATCCGCAGCCGCACAGCCCGCTCAAATGCCTGCTCCCCAAGTACCGATTGCCGAGGTCGTCACACGCAATGTTGCCCCATCCGTAGAGTTTACCGGTCATACCGAGGCAACAAGGACAGTTGACCTGCGTCCACGTGTAGGTGGGGCCATAGTTAGCGTCAGCGTTCCTGAAGGCCGCCTTGTTCGACCCGGCGATCTTCTGTTCCAGATTGATGCAAGGCCGTTCCAGGTCGCATTGGATGCAGCCAAAGCTCAATTGCAGCAGGCTATTGCTTTGCTTGATCAGGCTGAGATCGATTTCAAACGCGCTGAAGCGCTGGCTCCGAATGGGACTGTATCGCGTAAGACCTTTGATGATGCGAAGGCTGCACTTCGGCAACGCAAGGCTCAGGTGGAGATCGTCAAGGCTGCCATTGCAGCTGCAGAACTCGATCTGTCTTTCACGCGTGTCACAGCACCGATTGCCGGTCGCGTTGATCGCGTTCTTGTCACAGAAGGCAATCTCGTTACCGGCGGCAATGCGGGGGCTGCCACGCTTCTCACCACGATTGTTTCGACCGATCCACTCTATGTTTATTTCGATATCGATGAAGCAACCTATCTGGAATTCGCAGCTCGTGGACGCGCATCCGTGACGGAGGGCGAAGCGGACAGGCTTCCGGTTAAGGTCGGCTTGATGACCGATAATGGCCACCCGCTTGTCGGCGAACTCGATTTTCTCGGCAACCGCATCGACCGGGGCACAGGCACGATCAGAGCCCGTGCAATCGTTCAGAATTACGACGACAGACTGGCTCCTGGCCTTTTCGTGCGAGTGAAGCTCGTGACTGCCGAACCGACCCAAACCGTACTCATTGATGAGCAGGCGATTGCCGTCGACCAGGGGCGACGCTATGTGCTGGTACTCGGAGCGGAGAATAAGGCAGAGTACCGCCCGATTGAACTGGGGCCGATGATCGACGGAATGCGCGTTGTTTCTGCGGGGCTCAAGTCCGGTGAAAAAATCATCATCAAGGGGCTCGTTCGCCCCGGAATGGAAGTCGATCCGCAGATAGTGCCGATGCTCTCCAACCAGCAGGGCGAAGCTGCCCAGGCTGCAGCAGGTGTTCGGGAGGCGCATCGATGA
- a CDS encoding efflux RND transporter permease subunit, with translation MNIPRFFVDRPIFAVVLSVLMLIGGGLTLLKLPLSEYPQVTPPTVQVTANYPGASPEVITETVAAPLEQVINGVENMLYMSSQAATDGRMTLTVTFQQGTDPDMAQIQVQNRVSRALPRLPQEVQRIGVVTQKTSPDILMVVHLVSPDDRYDPLYLSNFATLQVRDQLARISGVGDVLVWGAGEYSMRVWLDPAKVAARGLTASDVVAAIQEQNAQVAAGSVGQQPDASAALQVTVNTLGRLSNEEQFGDIVVKTGADGQVTRLRDVSRIELGADGYALRSLLDGKPALAMQIVQSPGANALDVASAIRGTMEELQKGFPEGIEYRIAYDPTVFVKASLEAVVMTLLEAIVLVVIVVVLFLQTWRASIIPLVAVPISLVGTFALMYMFGFSLNTLSLFGLVLSIGIVVDDAIVVVENVERHIALGETPKQAARKAMDEVTGPIIAITSVLSAVFIPSAFLSGLQGEFYRQFALTIAISTILSAINSLTLSPALAGVLLKPHHGDVKRDLLTRVIDGLFGWFFRLFNRFFDSASTAYVWSVRRALRLSAVVLFVYAGLLGMTWMGFQTVPSGFVPAQDKYYLVGIAQLPTGASLDRTEAVVKKMSEIALAEPGVESVVAFPGLSVNGMVNIPNAAVMFTMLKPFDERNDPSLSAFAIAGRLMGKFSQIPDGFAGIFPPPPVPGLGTTGGFKIQIEDRAGLGLEALAGAQGAIMAKAMQAPELAGMLASFQMNAPQVQVDIDRVKAKSQGVPLNTIFETLQVNLGSLYVNDFNRFGRTYRVVVQADAPFRMHPEDIGRLKVRNMAGEMIPLSALLTIQHSSGPDRVMHYNSFPSADISGGPAPGYSFGQATAAIERIMTETLPSGMAFEWTELAYQEKQAGNTAMYIFPLSVLLAFLILAAQYNSWSLPLAVLLIAPMALLSAIVGVWLTGGDNNIFTQIGFVVLVGLAAKNAILIVEFARAKENEGVDPLNAVQEAARLRLRPILMTSLAFIAGVVPLVIATGAGAEMRHVMGIAVFSGMLGVTLFGLLLTPIFYVVVRKLALRRDKNVAGSAQEQKP, from the coding sequence ATGAACATCCCGCGCTTTTTCGTAGACCGCCCGATCTTTGCGGTTGTCCTCTCTGTCCTGATGTTGATTGGTGGAGGGCTCACACTCCTGAAGCTGCCCTTGAGTGAGTATCCGCAGGTAACTCCTCCAACGGTGCAGGTTACGGCGAACTATCCGGGTGCCAGCCCTGAAGTGATCACCGAAACGGTCGCCGCGCCGCTGGAGCAGGTCATTAATGGCGTGGAGAATATGCTCTATATGAGCTCGCAGGCTGCCACCGATGGACGTATGACGTTGACCGTGACGTTCCAGCAGGGCACGGATCCTGACATGGCGCAAATTCAGGTGCAGAATCGTGTCTCACGCGCGCTTCCGCGTCTGCCGCAGGAGGTTCAGCGCATCGGCGTGGTGACGCAAAAGACTTCGCCCGATATCCTGATGGTGGTTCATCTCGTATCACCCGATGATCGCTATGATCCGCTCTATCTGTCGAATTTCGCCACCTTGCAGGTACGCGACCAGCTTGCGCGTATCTCGGGTGTAGGCGATGTGCTTGTCTGGGGGGCTGGTGAATACTCCATGCGGGTCTGGCTTGATCCGGCGAAAGTGGCCGCCCGCGGTCTGACCGCTTCGGACGTCGTGGCAGCAATTCAGGAGCAGAATGCCCAGGTAGCCGCAGGCTCGGTAGGCCAACAACCAGATGCCTCGGCTGCACTTCAGGTTACGGTCAATACACTCGGCAGGTTATCCAATGAGGAACAGTTCGGCGATATCGTCGTCAAGACCGGCGCTGATGGTCAGGTTACCCGGTTGCGGGACGTTTCACGAATCGAACTAGGGGCTGACGGCTATGCTCTACGCAGTCTTCTCGATGGAAAACCGGCACTGGCGATGCAGATCGTCCAGAGCCCCGGCGCCAACGCACTTGATGTAGCCAGTGCCATTCGCGGCACCATGGAAGAACTGCAGAAGGGGTTTCCCGAAGGGATCGAATATCGCATTGCCTATGATCCCACAGTCTTCGTGAAAGCCTCCCTTGAGGCTGTCGTGATGACATTGCTTGAAGCCATTGTCCTGGTCGTAATCGTTGTCGTGCTCTTCCTTCAGACTTGGCGTGCTTCGATCATTCCTTTGGTCGCCGTGCCGATATCGTTGGTCGGCACATTCGCCCTCATGTATATGTTCGGTTTCTCGCTGAACACGCTATCTCTGTTCGGCTTGGTGCTATCCATCGGAATTGTGGTCGATGACGCTATCGTCGTCGTCGAAAATGTCGAGCGTCACATCGCGCTCGGCGAAACGCCCAAGCAAGCTGCTCGCAAGGCTATGGACGAAGTGACGGGACCAATCATTGCCATTACGTCTGTGCTCTCGGCGGTCTTTATCCCCTCCGCATTTCTGTCCGGCCTGCAAGGTGAGTTCTATCGCCAATTCGCCCTTACAATCGCAATTTCGACCATCCTGTCGGCAATCAACTCCCTCACACTTTCTCCTGCGCTTGCAGGTGTGCTCTTGAAGCCGCATCACGGCGACGTCAAACGTGATCTCCTGACACGGGTGATCGACGGTTTGTTCGGCTGGTTCTTCAGGCTCTTCAACCGGTTCTTCGACAGTGCATCGACTGCCTATGTCTGGTCGGTGCGACGGGCCTTGAGGTTGAGCGCGGTCGTCCTGTTCGTCTATGCTGGCCTGCTCGGCATGACATGGATGGGGTTCCAGACTGTACCTAGCGGATTTGTTCCGGCTCAGGACAAATATTATCTCGTTGGTATTGCGCAGCTGCCAACGGGAGCGTCGCTCGACAGAACCGAGGCGGTGGTTAAGAAAATGTCGGAGATCGCACTTGCCGAACCCGGCGTGGAAAGTGTGGTCGCTTTCCCGGGGCTTTCGGTCAATGGCATGGTCAATATCCCGAACGCTGCTGTCATGTTCACGATGCTCAAGCCCTTTGACGAACGCAACGATCCCTCCTTGTCCGCCTTTGCCATAGCAGGCCGCTTGATGGGCAAGTTCAGCCAGATACCTGATGGTTTTGCCGGTATATTTCCGCCACCGCCGGTTCCTGGCCTCGGTACGACTGGAGGTTTCAAAATCCAGATCGAAGACAGGGCCGGCCTGGGGCTTGAAGCGCTTGCCGGGGCGCAAGGGGCAATCATGGCCAAGGCGATGCAGGCACCGGAACTCGCGGGCATGCTTGCAAGCTTCCAGATGAATGCGCCACAGGTTCAGGTGGATATCGACCGGGTGAAAGCCAAATCGCAAGGTGTGCCCCTCAACACAATTTTTGAAACGCTGCAGGTGAACCTTGGTTCTCTCTATGTGAATGATTTCAATCGTTTTGGCAGGACTTATCGGGTGGTTGTCCAGGCAGATGCGCCTTTCCGGATGCACCCGGAAGATATTGGCCGACTGAAGGTGCGCAACATGGCGGGCGAAATGATTCCGTTGTCGGCGCTTTTGACGATCCAGCATAGTTCGGGACCGGATCGTGTCATGCATTACAACAGCTTTCCATCAGCTGATATCAGCGGCGGTCCGGCCCCCGGCTATTCGTTCGGACAGGCAACAGCCGCAATAGAACGCATCATGACAGAAACCCTGCCATCCGGCATGGCCTTCGAATGGACGGAGCTCGCCTATCAGGAGAAGCAGGCCGGAAACACGGCAATGTATATCTTCCCACTTTCCGTTCTACTCGCTTTTCTCATTCTGGCTGCCCAGTATAATAGCTGGTCATTACCGCTTGCTGTATTGCTGATCGCGCCGATGGCTCTCCTTTCGGCAATTGTCGGAGTCTGGCTTACCGGTGGCGACAACAACATTTTTACTCAGATCGGTTTCGTCGTTCTGGTTGGCCTTGCTGCCAAGAATGCGATCCTGATCGTCGAGTTCGCGCGAGCGAAGGAAAATGAGGGCGTCGATCCGTTAAATGCGGTGCAAGAGGCGGCACGGCTTCGACTTCGACCCATCCTGATGACTTCGCTCGCCTTCATTGCCGGTGTCGTGCCACTTGTGATCGCAACAGGAGCGGGTGCCGAAATGCGGCATGTCATGGGCATAGCCGTGTTTTCCGGCATGCTCGGTGTCACGTTGTTCGGGCTGCTCCTGACGCCGATATTCTACGTCGTGGTGCGAAAACTCGCATTGCGTCGAGATAAAAATGTTGCAGGATCGGCACAAGAACAGAAACCATGA
- a CDS encoding DUF899 domain-containing protein, whose product MQHAVVSHDDWLTARRDFLKAEKELTRLRDKVAQQRLALPWVRINKEYVFDTPDGSSTLADLFDGRSQLLVQHFMFAPGWKEGCPSCSFMADHTDGMNKHLAHHDVTMIAVSRAPLADIERYRERMGWQFKWVSSFGTDFNYDFRVSFTPDEVAGGKIDYNFGEWREIGEEWPGVSAFYKDDAGEVFRTYSTYGRGVEVMMGTYNMLDLAPKGRNEAGGMDWVRRHDRYGQSLHKA is encoded by the coding sequence ATGCAACACGCTGTTGTTTCACATGATGACTGGCTGACCGCTCGCCGGGATTTCCTGAAAGCGGAGAAGGAGTTGACGCGTCTTCGCGACAAGGTTGCCCAGCAGCGGCTCGCCTTGCCGTGGGTGCGCATCAACAAGGAATATGTCTTCGACACGCCGGACGGCTCAAGCACGCTGGCAGATCTCTTCGATGGCCGATCTCAACTTCTGGTGCAGCATTTCATGTTCGCGCCGGGATGGAAGGAAGGCTGCCCCAGCTGCTCCTTCATGGCTGACCACACCGATGGTATGAACAAGCACCTTGCGCATCACGACGTCACCATGATCGCCGTCTCCCGCGCGCCGCTTGCCGACATTGAACGTTACCGCGAGCGTATGGGCTGGCAGTTCAAGTGGGTGTCATCCTTCGGTACCGACTTCAACTACGATTTTCGAGTAAGCTTCACACCTGATGAGGTTGCTGGCGGAAAAATCGATTACAACTTCGGCGAATGGAGGGAAATTGGCGAGGAATGGCCGGGCGTCAGCGCTTTTTACAAAGACGATGCGGGCGAGGTCTTCCGGACCTACTCCACTTATGGGCGCGGCGTCGAGGTAATGATGGGCACTTACAATATGCTCGATCTCGCTCCGAAAGGTCGCAACGAAGCCGGAGGCATGGACTGGGTGCGCCGTCACGATCGCTACGGGCAATCGCTCCATAAGGCATGA
- a CDS encoding HTH domain-containing protein: protein MDPLIAAAANALSAGDPLAALKRVALRDDPPALALRGIAMAQLGDFVRARGLLRSAARSFGSKEIVARARCAVAEAEIALVSRDLGRSLQRLNAARSALQAFGDRSNAAHAGYLEARHLLLIGRLDEAEALLSQLDDSALPRASLAGRELVAAGIAIRRIRTEPAKAALERARQAATDARIPALSTEVDRAAQAFGAPAARLVTCGKERLLHLEDIERLLASDTLIVDTCRNVVRGGTTIVPLITRPVLLKLMRALAEAWPKDVARETLLKRAFNARQADASHRARLRVEVARLREAVKPLATLNATRDGFVLQPHTTRNVAVLVPHVEGDRAQILALLSDGEAWSSSALALALNVSPRTVQRALEELARDNKVETFGRGRACRWIAASVPGFPTSLLLPATQIYS, encoded by the coding sequence ATGGACCCGCTGATCGCCGCCGCTGCAAACGCTCTCTCGGCAGGCGACCCCCTCGCTGCCCTGAAAAGGGTTGCACTACGCGACGATCCGCCGGCACTGGCGTTGCGCGGCATCGCAATGGCGCAACTCGGCGACTTCGTGCGTGCCCGAGGACTGCTGCGAAGCGCGGCGCGCAGCTTCGGCTCGAAAGAAATTGTAGCGCGTGCGCGTTGCGCCGTTGCCGAAGCCGAAATCGCACTTGTTTCGCGTGATCTCGGCCGGTCATTGCAAAGGCTCAATGCAGCCCGGTCGGCACTTCAAGCGTTCGGTGACCGCAGCAACGCGGCCCACGCCGGCTATCTCGAAGCCCGGCACCTTCTCCTGATCGGCCGTCTTGATGAAGCCGAAGCATTGCTCAGTCAATTGGATGACAGCGCTCTGCCTCGCGCGTCGCTGGCCGGTCGGGAACTAGTGGCGGCTGGCATAGCCATCCGCCGCATCAGGACCGAACCGGCGAAAGCAGCTCTGGAACGGGCAAGACAGGCGGCGACAGACGCACGTATTCCGGCGCTCTCGACCGAGGTCGACCGGGCAGCACAAGCATTCGGCGCGCCAGCAGCTCGCTTGGTAACCTGTGGCAAAGAGCGTTTGCTCCATCTCGAAGACATCGAAAGGCTTTTGGCGTCCGATACACTCATAGTGGATACCTGCCGCAATGTGGTGCGTGGAGGGACAACAATAGTTCCACTCATCACTCGTCCGGTGCTGCTTAAACTCATGCGCGCTCTGGCGGAAGCTTGGCCGAAGGATGTAGCACGTGAGACGCTTCTCAAACGCGCTTTCAACGCGCGGCAAGCTGATGCGTCACACCGCGCGCGCCTGCGTGTTGAAGTTGCCCGGCTGCGTGAGGCCGTCAAACCGCTGGCGACACTGAATGCAACCAGGGACGGGTTTGTTCTGCAACCTCACACCACGCGCAATGTCGCCGTGCTGGTGCCGCACGTAGAAGGCGACCGTGCCCAAATCCTAGCTTTGCTCAGCGATGGGGAAGCCTGGTCGAGTTCGGCATTGGCGCTGGCCTTGAACGTGAGCCCACGTACGGTGCAGCGAGCACTCGAAGAGCTTGCCCGCGACAACAAGGTCGAGACGTTCGGGCGCGGAAGAGCATGCCGCTGGATCGCGGCGAGTGTGCCTGGATTCCCGACAAGCTTGTTGCTCCCCGCCACACAGATTTACAGTTAG
- a CDS encoding Vgb family protein → MKHSTAEIIREYGPFPDADDVAGVSFDGNKVWFATGKKLNALDPESGEILRSLDVAADAGTAFDGEHLFQIGDSVIRKIDPKTGEIVATIPAPGNGGNSGLAWAEGSLWVGQHRARKIHQVNPETGEVLRTIESDRFVTGVTWVDGELWHGTWEDTGSDIRRIDQKTGAVLERLDMPDGTGVSGLESDGGDLFFCGGGSSGKVRAIRRSRHDIK, encoded by the coding sequence ATGAAACACTCAACCGCTGAAATCATCCGTGAATATGGCCCCTTCCCCGATGCAGATGATGTGGCCGGGGTCAGCTTCGACGGCAATAAAGTTTGGTTTGCAACGGGCAAAAAACTGAATGCTCTTGACCCCGAAAGCGGGGAGATCCTGCGCTCGCTCGACGTCGCGGCCGATGCGGGAACCGCGTTCGACGGCGAGCACTTGTTCCAGATCGGTGATTCCGTCATCCGAAAGATCGACCCCAAGACCGGGGAGATAGTCGCCACAATACCGGCTCCCGGAAATGGCGGAAACTCCGGCCTGGCCTGGGCAGAAGGTTCGCTCTGGGTCGGACAGCATCGTGCTCGAAAGATACATCAGGTGAACCCCGAGACAGGAGAAGTACTGCGCACGATCGAATCCGATCGGTTCGTCACCGGCGTCACTTGGGTCGACGGCGAACTTTGGCACGGTACGTGGGAAGACACCGGGAGCGATATTCGCCGCATCGATCAGAAAACGGGTGCCGTGCTAGAACGTTTGGACATGCCGGACGGAACCGGAGTATCGGGACTTGAATCCGATGGCGGCGACCTCTTTTTCTGCGGAGGTGGAAGCAGCGGAAAGGTAAGAGCCATTCGTCGGTCCCGGCATGACATCAAATGA
- a CDS encoding sugar-binding transcriptional regulator, producing MTSGAQTPSAHAIPAEFDDAIVWAAWLYYENQLTQNEIAQMIGVSRATIVNYLQEARQRGVVRILMNPEIATRTHIARKLAARFGLSEVLVIPSEKSFTTETRLKTLGAGGARLMERIVKPGQTICVSWGRTVLAVADAISLPQAMEGVVVVQVTGSSIGKREFSAELCTSIMARNMGATSVNMLAPAVLSTAKLRDALMSEPVLQRQFELIGQANMIVFGVGGLAADSTMRIADVTSNEEIDAYAREGAAAVLICRFLDRDGNQIVREFDQRVIGIELDELRGVPTRLCVAGGVQKVEAIRAVLKGRYATHLVTDMDAAEQLLAD from the coding sequence ATGACATCGGGCGCTCAAACACCGTCTGCGCATGCCATCCCGGCCGAGTTCGATGACGCCATCGTCTGGGCGGCATGGCTCTATTACGAGAACCAGCTGACCCAGAACGAAATTGCACAAATGATTGGCGTTTCACGCGCAACCATAGTTAACTATCTGCAGGAAGCGCGGCAAAGAGGCGTTGTACGCATCCTGATGAATCCTGAAATCGCGACACGCACGCATATCGCACGTAAATTGGCTGCGCGGTTTGGATTGTCGGAAGTGCTCGTCATTCCATCGGAAAAATCATTCACGACAGAAACGCGTCTGAAAACGCTGGGCGCAGGTGGTGCACGTTTGATGGAACGCATAGTCAAGCCAGGCCAAACCATCTGTGTTTCATGGGGACGCACAGTACTCGCCGTCGCGGACGCTATTTCATTGCCGCAAGCCATGGAAGGGGTGGTCGTAGTGCAGGTCACTGGTTCCTCCATCGGCAAAAGAGAGTTTTCCGCTGAGCTTTGCACATCGATCATGGCGCGAAACATGGGAGCAACCAGCGTCAATATGCTGGCTCCGGCAGTGCTGAGCACGGCCAAGCTACGGGATGCCCTTATGAGCGAACCCGTACTCCAACGACAGTTCGAACTGATCGGCCAGGCCAATATGATCGTGTTCGGTGTCGGCGGCCTGGCCGCCGACAGCACGATGCGCATAGCCGATGTGACCAGTAATGAAGAGATTGATGCTTATGCTCGTGAGGGGGCCGCAGCGGTCCTGATATGCCGCTTTCTTGATCGCGACGGTAACCAAATCGTCCGCGAATTCGACCAGCGCGTTATCGGCATCGAACTGGATGAACTGCGTGGTGTGCCAACGAGGCTCTGCGTTGCGGGTGGAGTCCAGAAGGTCGAAGCGATCCGCGCTGTTCTAAAGGGTCGTTACGCCACGCATCTGGTTACTGATATGGACGCCGCCGAACAGCTTCTTGCTGATTAG
- a CDS encoding carbohydrate kinase family protein, with protein sequence MSHDVSVVGLYILDVLGRPVDAIPPGGNVEFIDEIRLTVAGTAGGTVVDLAKLGLNCLAVGAVGDDEKADFVIATLQRFGVDTAQMQRLRGVPTSSTILNIRRNGERPALHARGASDHFEIADDALDAVLEPPIIHLGGTGLLAKLDGEPSRKLLAEAKARGRTTTFDLLGANDGTLDLIAPLFPHIDYFMPSIEEAKQISGAADAEGAGAFFLERGVKHCVFTLGGDGVCFMDASGEIVRQPAFRIEVVDTTGCGDAFDAGFITALRRKMDLKTALNFAQASAALVATGLGSDAGIRSFDDTLTFMNTVPVHQ encoded by the coding sequence ATGTCACACGATGTGTCTGTCGTCGGGCTTTATATTCTTGATGTGCTCGGTCGGCCGGTCGATGCAATTCCGCCAGGCGGAAATGTTGAGTTTATAGATGAAATTCGGTTGACCGTTGCAGGCACCGCCGGCGGTACGGTGGTGGACCTAGCCAAACTCGGTCTCAACTGTCTGGCTGTGGGTGCAGTTGGCGACGATGAGAAGGCCGATTTTGTTATCGCGACGCTACAACGTTTTGGGGTCGATACGGCACAGATGCAGCGTCTTAGAGGCGTGCCAACATCATCGACGATTCTGAATATCCGCCGCAACGGCGAGCGCCCGGCTTTGCATGCACGTGGTGCATCCGATCATTTCGAGATCGCCGACGATGCGCTGGATGCAGTGCTGGAACCACCGATCATTCACCTGGGAGGCACCGGCCTGCTGGCAAAGCTCGACGGCGAACCGAGCCGTAAGTTGCTTGCCGAAGCAAAGGCGCGCGGAAGGACGACAACCTTTGATCTGCTTGGCGCGAATGATGGCACGCTTGACCTTATCGCTCCACTCTTCCCACATATCGATTACTTCATGCCGTCCATCGAGGAAGCGAAGCAGATTTCGGGGGCAGCGGATGCCGAAGGCGCGGGAGCATTCTTCCTCGAACGCGGTGTGAAGCATTGCGTGTTCACGCTGGGTGGCGACGGTGTCTGTTTCATGGACGCATCGGGAGAAATCGTGCGTCAACCTGCTTTCCGGATTGAGGTTGTTGACACGACCGGATGCGGTGATGCTTTTGACGCCGGATTCATTACAGCATTGCGTCGCAAGATGGACTTGAAAACTGCTTTGAATTTCGCTCAGGCGTCCGCAGCGCTGGTCGCGACGGGACTCGGTTCAGATGCGGGTATCCGTTCGTTCGATGATACGCTTACGTTCATGAACACCGTGCCTGTTCATCAATAA
- a CDS encoding ABC transporter permease — protein MTEIVSANVTDKGQPGIGARLWDMMGRRPEMFTLLLIIVTCVVVIAANPDFLQMSNIVDILRASVVRGLFAMGVLVVLASGGIDVSFTAIAAFVMYALTMLVTNWFPEMPMTIILILAAIGGAAFGALNGLLVQKLQAPSLIVTIGTQYVIRSFLLTFVGTALFMNIPVAMDAFGKTSLFTHHASNGVVSVLPATVLVLVAAALVTWFILERTLMGRAIFAVGGNPGIAERLGVNLFRVRIFVFAYAGLLAGIAGVVHVSSNRLANPFDLAGMELEIIAAVVLGGARITGGSGSVIGTLLGVLLITIVSNVLIFVGIPSTLQLAIVGIFILLAGTIFALRDRG, from the coding sequence ATGACCGAGATCGTATCAGCCAACGTTACGGACAAAGGTCAGCCCGGTATTGGTGCGCGGCTCTGGGATATGATGGGCCGCAGACCTGAAATGTTCACGCTTCTTTTGATTATCGTGACCTGCGTCGTCGTGATCGCAGCCAATCCTGATTTCCTGCAAATGAGCAATATCGTGGATATTCTACGCGCTTCCGTCGTGCGCGGACTGTTTGCGATGGGCGTGCTGGTCGTGCTGGCTTCGGGCGGGATTGACGTCTCGTTCACCGCAATTGCGGCCTTTGTGATGTACGCTCTTACCATGCTGGTTACGAACTGGTTCCCCGAAATGCCGATGACGATCATTCTGATCCTTGCGGCAATTGGGGGGGCTGCTTTCGGGGCGCTGAACGGCCTGCTGGTCCAGAAGCTGCAAGCGCCTTCGCTTATCGTCACCATCGGCACGCAATACGTGATCCGCAGCTTTCTGCTGACCTTTGTCGGGACCGCGTTGTTCATGAATATTCCGGTGGCGATGGATGCATTTGGCAAGACATCACTCTTCACCCATCATGCATCGAATGGTGTCGTCTCCGTTCTACCGGCGACGGTTCTGGTTCTTGTGGCTGCTGCCCTCGTGACGTGGTTCATTCTTGAGCGGACACTGATGGGACGCGCGATTTTTGCGGTTGGCGGCAATCCGGGCATTGCCGAAAGACTGGGTGTCAACCTTTTCCGTGTGCGTATTTTCGTCTTTGCTTATGCGGGCCTTCTGGCGGGCATTGCGGGCGTCGTGCACGTTTCGAGCAATCGTCTTGCAAATCCTTTTGACCTTGCAGGTATGGAGCTTGAAATTATCGCCGCCGTTGTGCTGGGCGGAGCGCGTATCACGGGCGGTTCAGGCTCAGTGATAGGGACGTTACTCGGCGTGCTTCTCATCACGATTGTCAGTAATGTGCTGATTTTTGTTGGCATTCCAAGCACGCTGCAGCTCGCTATCGTAGGTATTTTCATTCTGCTTGCTGGCACAATCTTTGCTTTGCGTGATCGCGGCTGA